A single Pseudomonas marvdashtae DNA region contains:
- a CDS encoding dermonecrotic toxin domain-containing protein — protein sequence MEHNPLTASYDLPPFVGTPDTDGSVPSAGPDDPPLADSAVLPDATLVGQLKASQQDMIRLNDAIPRPSNVMRQHLDYWFRKTFPALADSVTVHELSVRTLREETIPPAQRTADGPAIRKTVADILFLETLLLQAVAGRIDPSAFFHDLDDIEIVTHRDNATVAPVALNERAVKTEIKRLINTTPALYERLLTRALDEFWNNPASFSQARNVGDWLVDELAGQLKAQADLHRLDTTLSPPMHKALTDYALSAPDAASRAKLAERVRPGVFSLAITPRRWSFSVPVSGAVALSRHDNASDPGAAVLYRPGQPLQMYETLQALKTDLTQDGNTEDEVNAEPVTEHFLIRLVTELRAAQKAAVCNAVLEGPAVSEEITAWMNRIDVAADIGHELDLASAMDERELRLNLKRLHAWLHGNSHVTASDRLAWWTATQAVHKTLTDLPLPPDPVTLATPEALEDRTRQLLADVIKAKYPPVDPEDVSLSIRKTVVDPHAPTGGSPFGSGVSQGSVMRIVDDCRSLTQWAMSNLTRDERNAPHPTVEGPLSFAQIVEVIERANIGALLPAELQRVARERQAQWMALKAQQMRAQVWAAHISGDLRQDRDNTGLKLVLAALDGPTAAVRGKVNGHEVVVRQLQWGDSVLKELLAFGVKMTASRPSLTLYTPGAPDGKTFRDVDAASARALELTLAQTLTATSQMTRWLISHLPLLEQAEQLASLVVASEELTPDEKIKQVTQSVFARAKDRAQDDFAKTISSPVVEGDVFKALHETQITHGIKTVDMLTVTNAERDSASAQEGRRSAVMLLTGAMSMFPAGRLGGLLGRAILPTMAAGAAVSAIDSEGGSLHQWTHDFIGGLGDVLAEAGQDLIMARAGRHRGQARPALSALPRMPDPDLEPFVLKGFDGKGLVPEGRSRYSDASGQDYLKLGEGYYKTQVQAGERIIYAPNNRTHQRTVTWQNGQWKIEEPLRLLGGGPAYSLLGWTAETPRQKTINALVEGVLVKNRYRYGDTVNTAKRIFNSMPDELAERILRESMAETGVPDIEAYRSRIYDLTQDPTSLAHHQTAHNNLLDKMNTWSVVLLSSKDIETNVSGVHLTDPQKIKIYDTVLTNKKEFFSDDRIHVNTAVITDNVTGAVFMAYTANQGKKKTAIEKIARETREMIEAAETTMNAKALKLFPGNAPETVTARRTYIASVEYHNELVEALRQEKIRRHKPGLLTEIRNHRIPYFIANKGQTQRSMTLVTGEDINKFTNTLSYYEPFDIEIVTQARTNKVTGTQPAPPSPVLPEPTLARDKFEADTSPLAETQMSYANFPETARAKTMEIMDNIRAGRVTTKKINQYYWYDMAQLSPGSGRGAWRAAFERQGDTWTLQGFYDYHVNKPATVWGG from the coding sequence GTGGAACACAACCCGTTAACAGCTTCTTACGACTTACCGCCTTTCGTGGGCACCCCCGATACTGACGGTTCGGTCCCTTCCGCCGGACCCGACGACCCACCGCTGGCTGACAGCGCCGTGCTGCCGGATGCCACGCTGGTCGGCCAGCTCAAGGCTTCGCAGCAAGACATGATCCGCCTGAACGACGCCATCCCACGGCCTTCCAATGTGATGAGGCAACACCTGGATTATTGGTTCAGGAAAACCTTCCCTGCCTTGGCGGACAGCGTGACGGTGCACGAGCTGTCCGTGCGCACGCTGCGAGAAGAGACGATCCCGCCTGCGCAGCGCACAGCCGATGGCCCGGCAATCCGTAAGACGGTGGCGGACATCCTCTTTCTCGAGACGCTTTTACTACAAGCCGTCGCCGGCAGGATCGATCCAAGCGCGTTCTTCCATGACCTGGACGACATCGAGATTGTCACCCACCGTGACAACGCTACCGTAGCGCCCGTCGCCCTGAACGAGCGCGCCGTAAAAACGGAAATCAAGCGGCTGATCAACACCACGCCGGCGCTTTATGAACGACTGCTCACCCGTGCATTGGATGAGTTCTGGAACAACCCGGCCAGCTTCAGCCAGGCGCGTAACGTCGGCGACTGGCTGGTGGATGAACTCGCCGGACAACTCAAGGCCCAGGCCGACCTTCATCGGCTGGACACGACACTGAGCCCGCCGATGCACAAAGCGCTGACCGATTATGCGCTGTCGGCACCGGACGCGGCGTCTCGCGCAAAGTTGGCGGAGCGGGTTCGACCCGGGGTGTTCAGCCTGGCAATTACACCCCGCCGGTGGAGCTTCAGCGTTCCGGTGTCCGGGGCCGTGGCCTTGTCGCGACATGACAACGCCAGCGATCCGGGGGCTGCCGTGCTGTACCGCCCGGGCCAGCCGTTGCAAATGTACGAAACATTGCAGGCGCTCAAGACCGACCTGACGCAAGACGGCAACACTGAGGATGAAGTCAATGCCGAGCCCGTCACCGAGCACTTCCTCATTCGCCTGGTCACGGAACTGCGGGCAGCGCAGAAAGCCGCCGTGTGCAACGCCGTGCTGGAAGGTCCGGCAGTGTCGGAAGAAATCACCGCCTGGATGAACAGGATCGACGTGGCAGCAGACATCGGCCACGAGCTGGATCTGGCGAGCGCCATGGACGAGCGCGAGCTGCGGCTGAATCTGAAGAGACTCCATGCCTGGCTGCACGGCAACTCGCACGTCACCGCCAGCGATCGCCTGGCGTGGTGGACGGCGACGCAGGCCGTGCACAAAACCCTGACCGACCTGCCCCTGCCACCGGACCCGGTAACGCTGGCCACTCCGGAGGCCCTTGAGGACCGGACCCGCCAGTTGCTCGCCGACGTCATCAAGGCGAAATACCCGCCGGTCGACCCTGAGGACGTGTCCCTGAGCATCAGGAAAACCGTGGTCGATCCCCACGCTCCGACGGGGGGCTCGCCGTTTGGCTCCGGGGTCTCGCAAGGCAGCGTGATGAGGATCGTCGATGACTGTCGTTCCCTGACCCAGTGGGCGATGTCCAACCTGACCCGGGACGAACGCAATGCCCCTCACCCAACCGTGGAAGGGCCGCTGAGCTTCGCACAGATTGTGGAAGTCATTGAAAGGGCGAACATTGGCGCCCTGCTTCCGGCCGAGCTGCAACGTGTAGCCCGAGAGCGCCAGGCACAGTGGATGGCGCTGAAAGCGCAACAGATGCGCGCCCAAGTGTGGGCGGCTCATATTTCGGGCGACTTGAGGCAAGACCGGGACAATACCGGCTTGAAGTTGGTGCTGGCCGCGCTGGACGGTCCGACGGCGGCAGTGCGCGGTAAGGTCAATGGGCACGAGGTAGTGGTCCGCCAACTGCAATGGGGCGACAGCGTGCTGAAGGAATTGCTGGCGTTTGGGGTGAAGATGACGGCGAGCCGCCCCTCGTTGACGCTGTACACGCCAGGCGCGCCCGATGGCAAGACGTTCAGGGACGTGGATGCGGCAAGCGCCCGGGCATTGGAATTAACCTTGGCGCAAACACTCACCGCTACGTCGCAGATGACCCGCTGGCTCATTTCACACTTGCCGCTGCTCGAACAGGCCGAGCAACTTGCCAGCCTGGTGGTGGCCTCCGAAGAGCTGACGCCCGATGAAAAGATCAAGCAAGTCACACAGTCGGTCTTCGCCAGGGCCAAGGACAGGGCACAGGATGATTTCGCGAAGACAATCTCTTCGCCCGTGGTAGAGGGGGATGTGTTCAAGGCGTTGCATGAGACGCAAATCACCCATGGGATCAAGACGGTGGACATGTTGACGGTGACCAATGCCGAGCGCGACAGCGCCTCCGCCCAAGAAGGACGCCGCAGCGCGGTCATGCTGCTGACGGGCGCGATGTCAATGTTCCCGGCAGGTCGGCTGGGCGGCCTATTGGGGCGTGCGATCCTGCCGACCATGGCCGCGGGCGCCGCAGTGTCCGCGATAGACTCCGAGGGCGGCAGCCTCCATCAGTGGACCCACGATTTCATCGGCGGGCTGGGGGACGTCCTGGCCGAGGCAGGGCAGGACTTGATCATGGCACGCGCCGGCCGCCATCGAGGTCAGGCACGCCCGGCGCTATCGGCCCTGCCTCGCATGCCGGACCCAGACCTGGAACCGTTCGTTCTCAAAGGATTTGACGGCAAGGGATTGGTGCCCGAGGGGCGCAGCCGCTACAGCGACGCAAGCGGGCAGGATTATTTGAAGCTGGGCGAGGGTTACTACAAGACACAGGTGCAGGCGGGCGAAAGGATCATCTATGCGCCAAACAACCGCACGCACCAACGGACAGTGACTTGGCAAAATGGCCAATGGAAAATTGAAGAGCCGTTACGGTTGCTCGGCGGTGGACCTGCATACAGCCTGCTCGGCTGGACCGCGGAAACCCCACGGCAGAAAACGATCAATGCATTGGTGGAAGGGGTGCTGGTCAAGAATCGCTATCGCTACGGCGATACAGTCAACACCGCAAAGCGTATCTTCAATTCGATGCCCGATGAACTGGCCGAGCGCATCCTTCGCGAAAGCATGGCGGAGACAGGCGTGCCCGATATAGAAGCTTATCGCTCACGGATATATGACCTGACGCAGGACCCCACCAGCTTGGCGCACCATCAAACGGCGCATAACAACCTGCTGGACAAGATGAACACTTGGAGCGTCGTCCTCCTCAGCAGTAAAGACATCGAGACAAATGTATCAGGCGTACACCTCACGGATCCGCAGAAAATAAAAATCTACGACACGGTCCTGACAAATAAAAAGGAGTTCTTTAGCGACGACCGGATTCACGTCAATACAGCGGTCATCACCGATAACGTCACCGGCGCCGTATTCATGGCGTATACCGCCAATCAAGGGAAAAAGAAAACAGCCATAGAAAAAATAGCGAGGGAAACCCGGGAAATGATCGAGGCGGCAGAAACCACCATGAATGCCAAGGCATTGAAACTGTTCCCTGGAAATGCACCGGAAACAGTGACTGCCAGGCGAACATACATCGCCTCGGTCGAATACCACAACGAGTTGGTTGAAGCCCTCAGGCAAGAGAAGATACGCCGGCACAAACCGGGGCTGTTGACAGAAATAAGGAACCATCGGATTCCTTACTTCATTGCCAACAAGGGCCAGACACAGCGATCCATGACCTTGGTCACCGGAGAGGATATTAATAAGTTTACAAACACACTTTCGTACTACGAACCCTTCGACATCGAAATCGTCACCCAGGCACGGACAAATAAAGTGACCGGCACACAGCCCGCGCCTCCCTCCCCTGTTTTACCCGAGCCAACCCTCGCACGGGACAAGTTTGAGGCAGACACCAGCCCACTGGCTGAAACACAAATGTCATACGCCAACTTCCCCGAAACAGCCAGGG